Genomic segment of Pacificitalea manganoxidans:
ATATCGTATCAGGGGCCGGGCACGATGCCTGCTGGATCAACAAGGTCGCGCCGACGGCGATGATCATGTGCCCCTGCGTGGATGGGCTGAGCCACAACGAGGCTGAAGACATCACCCCGGAATGGGCTGCCGCGGGAACCGATGTGCTGCTGCATGCGGTGCTGGAGGCGGCGCAGGTGGTGGAATAGGCGCCACATCCCCGGCGGCGGCGCGCGGCGGCGCTGTCGATGCCTCCGGCGGGGATATTTGGGCCATGTTGAACCACGCGGCCCGCAAAGACCACGACGCGGCGCGACCGGACGCAGATCCGGCGCGCCACCGGGGCCTTACGTCCCGCTACGAACCAACAAGGGGGTGCCATGAGCACAGTCATCAAGAACGGAACCGTCGTCACCGCCGATCTGAGCTATTCTGCGGATGTGCTGGTGGAGGATGGTGTCATCACCGCCATCGGGCCCAACCTGACCGGCGACGAGGTGCTGGATGCGACCGGCTGCTATGTGATGCCCGGCGGGATCGATCCGCATACCCATCTGGAAATGCCCTTCATGGGCACATATTCGACCGATGACTTCGAATCTGGCACCCGCGCGGCGCTGTCGGGCGGCACGACGATGGTCGTCGACTTCGCGCTGCCCAGCCCGGGGCAGGGGCTGCTCGATGCGCTGCAGATGTGGGATAATAAATCGGGCCGCGCGGCCTGCGATTATTCCTACCACATGGCGGTGACGTGGTGGGACAAGCAGGTGTTCGATGAGATGGCCGTCGTGGTGCGCGAGCGCGGCATCAACACGTTCAAGCATTTCATGGCCTATAAGGGCGCGCTCATGGTCAATGACGATGAGCTTTACGCCAGTTTCCAGCGCTGTGCGGAACTGGGCGCGACGCCCTTGGTGCATGCCGAGAATGGCGATGTCGTCGCGGAATTGTCGGCCAAGCTGCTGGCGCAGGGAAATACCGGCCCCGAGGGGCACGCCTATAGCCGTCCCACGCAGGTCGAGGGCGAGGCCACGAACCGCGCCATCATGATCGCGGATATGGCGGGCGCGCCGCTTTATGTGGTGCACACCTCCTGTGAGGAGGCGCATGAGGCCATCCGCCGGGCCAAGATGCAGGGCAAACGGGTCTGGGGGGAGCCGCTGATTCAGCACCTGACGCTGGATGAAAGCGAGTATTTCAACGCCGATTGGGATCACGCAGCCCGCCGGGTGATGAGCCCGCCTTTCCGCAACAAGCAGCATCAGGATAGCCTGTGGGCCGGTCTGCAATCGGGCACGTTGTCTTGCGTTGCCACCGATCACTGTGCCTTTACCACCGAGCAGAAACGTTACGGCGTGGGCGATTTCACCAAGATCCCCAATGGCACCGGCGGGTTGGAGGATCGGTTGCCGATGCTGTGGACCTATGGGGTCGGCACCGGGCGGCTGACGCCCAATGAATTTGTCGCCGTGACCTCGACCAACATCGCCAAGATCTTGAACTGCTACCCGAAAAAGGGGGCGATCCTTGTGGGCTCCGACGCCGATATCGTGGTCTGGGATCCGGAGAAGTCGAAAACCATCCGGGCCGAAAATCAGGTCTCCGCGATCGACTATAACGTGTTCGAGGGCAAAGAGGTCAAAGGCCTGCCGCGTTATGTTCTGACGCGCGGGCAGGTGGCCGTCACCGATGGCGCGCTGACCGAAGAGCGGGGGCACGGCAGATTCGTCCCGCGCCCGCCCAACGGTGCGGTCAACACGGCGCTTTCGACATGGAAGGCCCTGACGGCGCCGCGCCCCGTGGAGCGCAGCGGCATTCCCGCCAGCGGCGTCTGACGCCCGCCTGCGCACGCGTCGCAGCCCGGCGCGCGGCTACCTTGTGGCCCGCGTCCCCAGCCAGTTTCGGAAAGACTATTTATATGCAGACACCAGTGATCGAGGCACGCGGGCTTGATCTGACCTTTCAGACCAATGACGGCCCGGTTCAGGCGCTGAGCAACATCGACCTGTCGATCGAACGGGGCGAGTTCGTGTCCTTCATCGGGCCGTCGGGCTGTGGCAAGACCACGTTTCTGCGTTGCGTCGCGGCGCTGGAGACCCCCACCGGCGGCAGCCTTACGGTCAACGGGTTAAGCCCGGAGGAAGCCCGGCAGGCGCGCTCCTACGGCTACGTGTTTCAGGCGGCCGGGCTCTATCCATGGCGCACCATCGCTGGCAATATCCGCCTGCCGCTGGAGATCATGGGCTTCCCGCGTGCCGAAATGGCGGAGCGGGTGGCGCGGGTGCTCGATCTGGTGGAACTGACCGGTTTCGGTCAGAAATTTCCGTGGCAGTTGTCGGGTGGCATGCAGCAGCGGGCCTCTATCGCGCGGGCGCTGGCCTTTGACGCCGATATCCTGCTGATGGATGAGCCGTTCGGCGCGCTGGATGAGATCGTGCGCGATCACCTGAATGAACAGCTGCTCGCGCTTTGGGCGCGGACCGGCAAGACCATTGGCTTTGTCACCCACTCGATCCCCGAGGCCGTCTATCTGTCCACCAAGATCGTGGTGATGAGCCCACGTCCGGGGCGGATCGCGGATGTCATCGACAGCCCGCTACCGCGCGAACGCCCGCTCGACATTCGGGACACGCCCGAATTCATCGCCGTGGCCCACCGCGTCCGTGAAGGGCTGCGTGCCGGGTTGCAGGGGGCGGATGCGGCATGATGCGCAGGTCCATTCCCGTTCTGACCATCGTCGCGCTGATCCTCGGGCTTTGGTATCTGGGCGCGTGGGGTATGAACCGGCAATGGGCGCTGGATCAGGCCGCACGGGCGGAGGTGACCCTGTCCGAGGCCGAGATTTTCGTCGATACGATGAGCCAGGACCGGCCCAAGCTGCCCGCCCCGCACCAAGTGGCGGTGGAGCTGTGGGATACGGTGGCGATGAAATCCCCGACCTCGCGCCGCAGCTTGCTGTTTCACGGGTGGATCACCCTGTCGGCGACGCTTGCGGGCTTTGCCATCGGCGCGGTGGCGGGGATGCTGCTGGCCGTCGGCATCGTCCATAATCGCGCGATGGATATGAGCGTCATGCCATGGGCGATTGCCAGCCAGACGATCCCCATCCTTGCCATCGCGCCCATGATTATCGTGGTGCTGAATTCGGTCGGGGTCTCAGGGCTTCTGCCGAAGGCTTTGATCTCGGCCTATCTGAGTTTCTTCCCGGTTGTCGTGGGCATGGTAAAGGGGCTGCGCGCGCCGGATGCCATGCAGCTTGACCTGCTCAGAACCTATAATGCCAGCGCGTCGCAAGGTTTCTGGAAGCTGCGTCTGCCGGCATCGCTGCCCTATCTTTTCGCATCGCTGAAGATCGCCATTGCGGCAAGCCTTGTCGGTGCCATCGTGGGTGAGCTGCCCACCGGTGCGGTCCGGGGCTTGGGCGCGCGTCTGCTGGCGGGCAGCTATTACGGCCAGACGGTGCAGATCTGGTCGGCACTGATCGGCGCGGCGGTTCTTGCCGGGCTGATGGTGGGCGCGATCGGGCTGATGGAACGGCAGGTGCTCAAGCGGATGGGGATGGCACGATGATCTGGGTGATCGGCGCAGTCGCGGTCTGGCTTGGCGCGTGGGCGCTCAACGTGTGGCTGGCGCGCGGGCCTGCAACCCGGGCGCGGGCGCTGCTGGTGCCTGCGCTGTTCGGGCTGTCGCTGCTGGTGCTGTGGGAAGGCATCGTGCGCGGCCTTGGCGTGCCGTCGGTGATCCTGCCCGCGCCGAGCGCGATCTTTGAGCGGATCATCGTCAGCCTGCCGATCCTGTGGGGGGATTTCGTGCAGACCTTCCTGAAAGGCGCGCTGTCGGGATATGTGCTGGGCGTTGCCGCGGGCATTGCTGTGGCGCTGATCGCCGATGCGTCGGATTTCCTGCGGCGCGGGGTCATGCCGGTGGGCAATTTCATGGCCGCCCTGCCGATCATCGGGATCGCGCCGATCATGGTGATGTGGTTCGGCTTTGACTGGGAAAGCAAGGCCGCGGTCGTGGTGGTGATGGTGTTTTTCCCGATCCTTGTGAACACGGTCGGCGGGCTGGCGGCGACCGACCGGATGCAGCGCGACCTGATGCGCACCTATGCCGCGGGCTATTTGCCGACCTTGCTGAAACTGCGCCTGCCCGCCGCGATGCCATTTATTTTTAACGGCTTGAAGATCGCCACCACGCTTGCGCTGATCGGGGCTATCGTGGCCGAGTTTTTCGGCTCGCCGGTGCGGGGCATGGGGTTCCGCATCTCGACCGAGGTGGGGCGGCTCGCGCTCGATATGGTCTGGGCCGAGATCGTCGTGGCGGCGTTGGCCGGGTCGGCCTTTTACGGCGCGATCGCGCTGATCGAGACACGGGTGACCTTCTGGCATCCGTCACAAAGACGCGGCTGAGCGGTTTGCGGGCTCGGGCGTGAATTTCAACCAGATATAAACCCGCAAGGAGGTAATGACATGACGATCAAGACTTGGGCCGCGACGGTTCCCGCGGCCATGGCTGGCGCCGCGATGGGGTTGGCCGCGCAGGGGGCGATGGCGCAGGATGCGCTGACGCTGCAACTGAAATGGGTCACGCAGTCCCAGTTCGCGGGCTACTACGTCGCCTTGGAAGAAGGATTTTACGAGGAAGAGAACCTCGACGTCACGATCAAGCCGGGCGGTCCCGACATCGCACCCGTTCAGGTGCTGATGGGTGGCGGGGCCGATGTGATGGTGGACTGGATGCCTTCTGCGCTGGCGGCGCGCGAAAATGGCGCTCCGGTGGTCAACATCGCCCAGCCCTTCAAAAGCTCCGGCATGATGCTGACCTGCCTGAAGGAAACCGGGATCGAAACGCCCGAGGATTTCCCGGGCAAGAAGCTTGGCGTCTGGTTCTTTGGCAACGAATATCCGTTCCTTAGCTGGATGAGCCAGCTTGAGATCCCGACGGAGGGCGGCGAAGACGGTGTCGAGGTGCTCAAGCAGGCGTTCAACGTCGATCCGCTCCTGCAAAAGCAGGCCGATTGCATCTCGACCATGACCTATAACGAATATTGGCAGGTTCTGGACGCGGGCATCGCCGAAGAGGATCTGGTGACGTTCAAATACGAAGATCAGGGCGTCGCCACCCTCGAAGACGGGCTTTATGTGCTGGAGGAAGACCTCGAAGATCCGGCGACGGTGGAGAAGCTCGCCCGCTTCGTGCGCGCCTCCATGAAGGGCTGGAAATGGGCGGAGGAGAACCCCGATGCCGCCGCCGAGATCGTGCTTGAATACGACGAAACCGGCGCTCAGACCGAAGAGCATCAGCAGTGGATGATGGGTGAGGTCGCCAAGCTGACCGCAGGAAGCGACGGCACGCTCGACGAGGCCGACTACCAGCGCACCGTGGACAGCCTAATGTCCGGCGGCTCCGACCCCGTCATCACCAAAACGCCCGAAGGCGCATTTAGCCATGTGGTGACCGATCAGGCCTTTGGCGGCTGATTGAACAGGGTGCGCGCGGAATGGCCCGCGCGCACCTGTCGCATTGCGGGACAGCGCCCTGACCGCGTTCCGTAAGGGACATGCGCCCCGCAAACGCTGCGCGGCAGGGGCGTGTTCCTTTGAACATGAGGCGCCGAACGTCTGCTGCGATCGGGTAGGTGCAGGCACCTTTCAAATCACTGGGTTCGCGCTGAGCGTCATCACCGGGAGGAGGCGCGGTCTGCTCCCGCTGTTTCCGCCAAATACCGTGCGAAGCCGGGTGGCGTATGGCCTGCCTCCCTAGTGACCCGCGCCGCCAGCGAACTGCCATGTTGACGTGTCTGCCACGCATCGCCACGGGGCAGCACCGCCAATGCCCGCTGTGGCATTCATTCAGGGCAACTCAACGGCTTGCCACGCCCCCATCCTCGCCCTGAACCAGCTGCGTTGACGTTTCGCATATTGGCGGGAGGCGATGACGGCGCGGGTGCGGGCTTCGTCCAGGGTAAGCTCCCCCTTCAGGTGACCGATCAACTCCGACGCGCCAATCGCGCGGGCGGATTGCGCCGTGGGGGACCATGTGGCGAAGTTGGCGCGGGCCTCCTCCAGCGCGCCATGCTCCAGCATCATGTCAAACCGCCGGGCGATCCGGGCATTGAGCCACTCGCGATCAACCCGCATGACAAGGGGCTGGGCATTGGCCAGCGGCAGGAGGGGCGGCGGCGTGTCGTCCTGCCATGCGGCGATGCCACGCCCGGTGGCGCGCAGCACTTCCCATGCGCGCTGCACCCGTGCGCGGTTTTGCAGGTCCAGCCGTGCCGCGCTTGCGGGATCAAGCGCGTCGCGCATCAATTCCAGCGGCAGCAGATCGGCCTCGGCGCGGATCTCGGGCGGGGTGGCGGGAATTTCGGCCAACCCTTCGGTCAGCGCGGAGAAGTAGAGCCCGGTGCCCCCGACAATGATCGGGCGCGCGCTTGCCGCGAGAATCGGCGCAACCTCGCGCAGCCAATGCCCGACGGAGTAATCGGCATCCCCCGCGATGTGACCATAAAGCCTGTGCGGCGCGCGGGCTTCCTCCTCGGCGGAGGGGCGCGCGGTCAAAATGCGCCAGTTGTCAAAGACCTGCAGCGCATCGGCATTCACGATGACGCCGCCAGAGCGGGCGGCGATCTCCAATGCCAGCGCGGATTTTCCACTGGCGGTCGGCCCGGCGATCAGCACCGGACGCTCCGCATCGAGGGTCTGCCACAAGGTCACCTGCCGCTCCTGTCCATCCGCGCCGTATCGCCGGTTGAACCCGGCCCCGATTTCCGACATTTTCCGCCGCAGCAATTTCTGGCCGGATCGGGAGACCCACATAATGCAGGACGCCACCCCCTCGCAACCGGACCCGGCATCGTCCCCGGCCCCCCAACCCGCCTATGGGCGGGTGCTGCTGAAGATCTCGGGCGAGGCGCTGATGGGCCCGCAGGGCTACGGCCTGCATCCGCCCACCGTGCAGCGTATCGCCAATGAGGTGAAGAGCGTTCACGCGCTTGGCGTCGAGATCTGCATGGTGATCGGCGGCGGCAACATCTTCCGCGGGCTGCAAGGCTCGGCTCAGGGGATGGAGCGGACGACCGCAGATTACATGGGCATGCTCGCCACTGTGATGAACGCGCTGGCCATGCAATCCGCGCTGGAGGAGCTGAAAATCCACACGCGGGTGATTTCGGCTATTCCGATGGATCAGGTCTGCGAGCCCTACATCCGGCGCCGCGCCGTGCGCCATCTGGAAAAGAAACGAGTCTGCATCTTTGCTGCGGGCACGGGCAATCCCTATTTCACCACCGATACCGCCGCGACGCTGCGCGCCAATGAGATGTCTTGCGAGGCGATCTTCAAAGGCACCAAGGTCGATGGCGTCTATGACAAGGACCCGGTGAAGTTCGAAGATGCGAAACGCTACTCGACTGTCACCTATGACGAGGTGCTGCAGCAGCATCTGGGGGTGATGGACGCGTCCGCGATTGCGTTGGCGCGGGACAATGATTTGCCGATCATCGTGTTCTCGCTGGATGAACCGGGCGGTTTCCGCGGCATCCTTGCGGGGCAGGGCACCTATACCAAGGTTCATGGCTGACGGCGCGCAAACGGCGCACTTCCACATCAGACAGCGGGCAGGTTTCGCGAAAACCTGCCTATACAACCCTGACATATCCACGATATGTCAGGGAACAGCCGGCGGCGCGTCCGCCATCAAGACACTTCGATAAAGGAGGAGAGGCGCCTTGGCAGAGAATTTCGAGCTCGATCTTGACGATCTCAAGCGCCGTATGGACGGTGCAATGGCCGCTCTCAAAACGGAATTTCACACCCTGCGGACGGGGCGTGCAGCCGCGACGATGGTCGATCCGATCACCGTCGACGCCTATGGTCAGATCACGCCGCTCAATCAGGTCGGCACGATCAACGTGCCCGAGCCGCGAATGCTGACGATCAATGTCTGGGACAAGTCGCTCATCAACAAGGTTGAGAAGGCGATCCGCGAAAGCGGCCTTGGCATCAACCCGGTCGTCGATGGCACCGTCATCCGCCTGCCGATTCCGGAGCTGAACGAGGAACGCCGCCGCGAGATGACCAAGATCGCCGCGCAATATTCCGAAAGCGCCCGCGTCGCGGTTCGCAACGTGCGTCGCGATGGCATGGATATCCTCAAGAAAGCCAAGAATGACGGCCTGAGCGAGGACGATTTTAAGATTTGGTCCGATGAGGTTCAGACCCTGACCGATGAATATATCGCATCCATTGATTCGACGCTGGAGGCCAAGCAGGCCGAGATCATGCAGGTCTGAGCACCCGCACCCGACCTTTGGCCAAAGGGGGCCGTCATGCCCGGCATCAAACGGACCGAACCGCACCGCACCGCCGCCCCGAAGGGACGGCGGTCTTTGCGATTAGGTGGGCTGACCTCTGCCAGTCCCGCGCCGCGGGGCACCGACACACCTTGCGCGCAGGAGCGTGCAGCAGGGGGGAAAAAGCCTGGCAATCAGGGCGGCGCGCCGCTCTCCCCGCCGACCAGCGGCACGACTGCATCTGGTGACCGGTCCGGCGTGGCGGGGCGTGCGGCGGGGCCGCACCATGTGGCGATTATCATGGACGGCAATGGCCGTTGGGCGACGTCGCGCGGACGTCCGCGCTTGTTCGGGCATCAGGCCGGTGCCCGCCGGGTCAGCGATATTGTCGAGACCTGCCCCGATCTGGGCATTCGGTATCTGACGATCTTTGCCTTCTCGACAGAGAATTGGAAACGCACCCAGACCGAAGTCAGTGGTCTGATGACCCTGTTTCGCCGCTACATCACCAAAGAGGCGCAGCGCCTTTTGCAGGGGGGCGTGCGGGTGCGGTTCATCGGGGATCGCGAGCGGCTGGACCCGAAGCTGGCGCGGCTGATGGACGAGTTGGAGCAGTTGACCGCGGCAAACGAAGCGCTGCATCTGACGGTGGCGTTGAATTATGGCGGTCGGGACGAAGTGACCCGCGCGACCCGCAGGCTTGCCGCCGAAGTGGCCGCCGGGCGGCTTGCACCCGAGGATGTCGATGCCTCGACGCTGGCGCGGTTTCTGGACACCTGTAGCCTGCCGGACCCGGATCTGGTGATCCGCACCTCGGGCGAAGCGCGGATCTCGAACTTCCTGCTGTGGCAGTCCGCCTATGCGGAATACGAGTTTGTCGATACCCTGTGGCCCGATTTCGATCCGGACTGCTTCCGCGAGGTGATCGGGCGCTATGGCAATCGCGACCGCCGGTTCGGAGCGGTGCATGGCTGACATCCTGCCCGTCGCCGCGCGGGGGACTGGGCGTTTCGGCGCCAGCCCCGCCTTCGCCCGGCTGCACATTGCCGCGCTGCGCGCTATGTTGCCCGCAAGACCGATGCCAAGAACGGAGCTTCATCCATGACCACCGCGAGCCGCGCCAGAAACGGCCGCTGGGACGACCTGATGCCACGCCTGACTTCGGGGGCGGGCATGGTGATCGTCGGCATTATCGCGATCCGGCTGGGCGGCGTCTGGTTTCAGATGTTGGCGGTGTTCGTCACCGCCGTGATGGTATGGGAACTGGCGCGCATGATCCGGCAGGACGGCAATACCGCGATGCTGCTGGCGGCGGCCACGGCGTCGGTGCTGTCGGGCCTCCTACAACAGGACAGCGCGCCCTATCTGCTGCTGATGCTGGGGCCCGCGCTGTTCGGCACCTTTGCCATGCCGCGCGAGAGACTGACGTTTTTCCTGTTCGCGCTGGGGATTTCGGCGGCGGGCTGGGGGCTTGTCACCTTCCGCGATACCTATGGCGGGACGTGGCTATTCTGGCTGGTGCTCTGCGTCGTGGCCACCGACATTCTGGGTTATTTCGCCGGGCGCGCGTTTGGCGGGCCAAAGTTCTGGCCGCGCATCAGCCCTAAAAAAACGTGGTCTGGCGCGGTTGCGGGCTGGATCGGCGCAGCGGCTGTGGGGGCGATCTTTCTCAGCTTCACCGATGCCGGTTGGGATCTGATCTGGATCTCCGCGCTGCTGTCTTTTGCCTCGCAGATGGGGGACATCGCGGAAAGCGCGCTCAAGCGGCGCATGGGGGTCAAGGACAGTTCTGGCCTGATCCCCGGCCATGGCGGGCTGTTTGACCGGTTCGACGGGCTGTTGGGCGCGGCGCTCTTCATGCTGGCCGTGGCCTTTGTGGTCGAGGTGCCGCAGGTGCATCTGTGAGCCGCAGGCGGATCAGCATTTTCGGCGCGACCGGTTCTATCGGGGTGAACACCGTCGATCTTATCGCCCGCGCGCCGGAGCGATTCGAGGTCGTGGCCCTGACCGGCGGGCATAATGTGGCACTGCTGGCCGAACAGGCCCGGCAACTGGGCGCGCAGTTCGTAGCCACCGCACATGCCGAACAGGGCGCCGCGCTAGCCGAGGCGCTGGCGGGCAGCGGCATCGCCTGCGGGGCCGGTCCTGCTGCGATGGACGAAGCCGCCGCGCGGGACGCAGATTGGGTCATGTCCGCGATTGTCGGCGCAGCCGGGCTGAAACCGGGGCTGCAAGCGTTGGAGCGCGGCGCGACGCTGGCGCTCGCCAACAAGGAATCGCTGGTCTGTGCCGGCGCGTTGATGCTGCAAACCGCGGCCCGCGCCAATGCGACGCTGCTGCCGGTGGATAGCGAACATTCCGCAGTGTTTCAGGCGCTGACGGGGGAGCCGCGCGGCGCGGTGGAACGGATCGTCATCACTGCTTCGGGTGGGGCGTTCCGCGACTGGAGCCACGCCCAGATGCGCGAGGCCACCCCGGAACAGGCCGCCGCGCATCCGAACTGGTCGATGGGCCAGCGCATTACCATCGACAGCGCCTCGATGTTCAATAAGTCGATGGAAGTCATTGAGACACATGAGTTCTTTGGTATAGATCCCGACCGGATCGAGGTGCTGGTGCATCCCGAAAGCCTTGTTCACGCGCTGGTGGGGTTTTCCGACGGCGCGTTGATGGCGCATCTCGGCCCGCCGGATATGCGCCATGCGATCGGCTACGCACTGAATTGGCCCGAACGCCACCCGCTGCCGGTGGAGCGGTTGGACCTCGCGCGTATTGGCTCGTTGAATTTTGCGGCGCCCGATGAGACCCGTTTTCCGGCCCTGCGCCTCGCGCGGGAGGTGATGGCCGCAGGTGGGCTCTCGGGCGCGGTGTTCAACGCGGCCAAGGAACGCGCGCTGGATGGATTTCTGGCGCGGCAGTTGCGGTTCACGGACATGAGCGTCGTGGTCGAAGAAGTGCTCGCGCAGATGTGGTCACGCGGTGGGCTTGGAAATGCCGCGATGAGCCTTGATAACGTGCTCGCGGCGGATGCCGAGGCCCGCCGCCGCGCGGGTGAGGTCATCGCAGGGCGGCAGGTCGCCTGACCCCGATGCACGCCTGATAGGGCGCGCACCATATGAATGACGGGCCTAGCCCGCGACGAGACAGGACGGACGGACAGGCATGGACATTCTCAGCGACATCCCGAGCTTTGGCGGAGTGATCGGGACGATACTCGCCTTTGTCGTCGCGCTGTCGATCATCGTGGCGATCCACGAATACGGCCATTACATCATCGGTCGCCTGTCGGGCATCCATGCGGAGGTCTTTTCGCTGGGCTTCGGGCCGGTTTTGCTATCGCGCCGGGACAAGCACGGCACCAAATGGCAATTGGCCGCGCTGCCCTTTGGTGGGTTCGTGAAGTTCCTCGGCGATGCGGATGCGGCCTCGGGCAAGGATGGCGAGGCGATTCATCAGATGGACCCCGCTGAGTTGCGCCGCACCATGCATGGCGCGCCGCTCTGGGCGCGTGCGGCCACTGTCGCGGCGGGGCCGATCTTTAACTTCATCCTGTCGATCATCGTGTTTGCCGCCGTCATCGGTGTGCGCGGCATCGCGGTGGAGCCGGTCACGGTTGCGGATGCCGTGGACCTTCCCGCTGATCTGCCGGTGCTGGAGCAGGGCGACGTGATTTTGGGCGTGGGCGGGCAGGAAACCCCTGATTACGCGGCCTTCTATGCTGCGCTCGATGATCTGCCGGTCGAAGACACGGTGCCCTATTCGGTTGATCGGGACGGGCGCGCGCAGACGGTCGAGGCAGTCTATCCCTTCCCGCCGCTGATCAGCGCGTTGCAGCCCGACAGCGCCGCGATGGATGCAGGCCTGCGCGTGGGCGACGTAATCACCGCCATCGACGGCACGCCCATCACCGCCTTCCGCGAATTGCAAAGCGTGGTGGGCGAGGGCGATGGCGCACCGCTGCTGCTCAATGTCTGGCGCGACGGGGCCGAGATGGACTTTACGCTCGCGCCGCGCCGCGTCGATCTGCCCTCGTCCGAAGGCGGGTTCGAAACCCGGTGGCTGATCGGGATCACCGGCGGTCTGGCCTTTACCCCCGCAACGCGCGCGCCCAATCCGGCAGAGGCGGTGTGGATGGGGGTCAAGCAGACCGGCTTCATCATCGAAAGCTCGCTTTCGGGGCTGTATCACATGATCACCGGCGCGA
This window contains:
- the dxr gene encoding 1-deoxy-D-xylulose-5-phosphate reductoisomerase; the encoded protein is MSRRRISIFGATGSIGVNTVDLIARAPERFEVVALTGGHNVALLAEQARQLGAQFVATAHAEQGAALAEALAGSGIACGAGPAAMDEAAARDADWVMSAIVGAAGLKPGLQALERGATLALANKESLVCAGALMLQTAARANATLLPVDSEHSAVFQALTGEPRGAVERIVITASGGAFRDWSHAQMREATPEQAAAHPNWSMGQRITIDSASMFNKSMEVIETHEFFGIDPDRIEVLVHPESLVHALVGFSDGALMAHLGPPDMRHAIGYALNWPERHPLPVERLDLARIGSLNFAAPDETRFPALRLAREVMAAGGLSGAVFNAAKERALDGFLARQLRFTDMSVVVEEVLAQMWSRGGLGNAAMSLDNVLAADAEARRRAGEVIAGRQVA
- the rseP gene encoding RIP metalloprotease RseP, which codes for MDILSDIPSFGGVIGTILAFVVALSIIVAIHEYGHYIIGRLSGIHAEVFSLGFGPVLLSRRDKHGTKWQLAALPFGGFVKFLGDADAASGKDGEAIHQMDPAELRRTMHGAPLWARAATVAAGPIFNFILSIIVFAAVIGVRGIAVEPVTVADAVDLPADLPVLEQGDVILGVGGQETPDYAAFYAALDDLPVEDTVPYSVDRDGRAQTVEAVYPFPPLISALQPDSAAMDAGLRVGDVITAIDGTPITAFRELQSVVGEGDGAPLLLNVWRDGAEMDFTLAPRRVDLPSSEGGFETRWLIGITGGLAFTPATRAPNPAEAVWMGVKQTGFIIESSLSGLYHMITGAISSCNLRGPLGIAETSGQAASQGASSFIWFIAVLSTAVGLLNLFPIPVLDGGHLVFHAYEAVAGRPPSDRVLRVLMSIGLVLILSLMVFGLTNDLFCP